A window of Lentibacillus sp. Marseille-P4043 contains these coding sequences:
- a CDS encoding biotin transporter BioY, with protein sequence MNGLRPLDLTFGAVFVCLMAIGANIAVWFPILAVPIGGASVPLSLQTFFAILAGLMLGKKLGTISMITYILVGVAGVPVFAGMSAGPMALVSPTGGFIISFIFVAFFVGLITDFSKKPSIPLYTAAAVIGLAANYGIGVTYMYIAMNTWLELDISYIVAWTSMIPFLIKDAALACLSGVFMVNLAKRIPARWLTAKI encoded by the coding sequence ATGAATGGTTTACGTCCATTAGATCTAACATTTGGTGCTGTATTCGTCTGTTTAATGGCAATTGGTGCTAATATAGCAGTATGGTTTCCTATATTAGCTGTCCCAATTGGCGGGGCATCTGTACCGTTATCATTACAAACTTTTTTCGCAATTTTAGCAGGGTTAATGCTTGGTAAAAAACTCGGAACCATTTCAATGATCACGTATATACTTGTTGGGGTTGCTGGTGTCCCAGTTTTTGCAGGGATGTCTGCTGGACCAATGGCATTAGTCAGTCCTACAGGTGGATTTATTATTTCTTTTATTTTTGTAGCATTTTTTGTCGGGTTGATCACCGATTTTAGTAAAAAACCATCCATTCCATTATACACAGCCGCAGCGGTTATTGGATTGGCAGCAAATTATGGAATTGGTGTTACCTACATGTACATTGCGATGAATACCTGGTTGGAATTAGATATTTCTTATATAGTTGCATGGACAAGCATGATCCCATTTTTAATAAAGGATGCCGCCTTAGCTTGCCTTTCCGGTGTGTTCATGGTTAATTTAGCCAAACGAATTCCAGCCAGATGGTTGACTGCTAAAATTTAA
- a CDS encoding phosphocarrier protein HPr, translating into MQEKTFTITADTGVHARPATLLVNKAGQYESEVEVAYNGKTVNLKSIMGVMSLGIPKDAEIKVIATGNDEADALEGVEAVIKEHLGE; encoded by the coding sequence ATGCAAGAAAAAACATTCACAATCACTGCAGATACAGGTGTACATGCTCGACCTGCAACATTGTTGGTGAATAAAGCTGGACAGTATGAATCAGAGGTTGAGGTTGCATATAATGGTAAAACAGTTAACCTTAAATCAATCATGGGTGTTATGTCTTTAGGTATTCCAAAAGATGCCGAAATTAAGGTTATCGCAACTGGTAATGACGAAGCTGACGCACTTGAAGGTGTCGAAGCGGTTATAAAAGAACATTTAGGTGAATAG
- a CDS encoding divergent PAP2 family protein, which translates to MSLFTNFPLWAALIAIAFAQIIKIPIHLIATKEFKPSLAFSTGGMPSSHSAAVAALTTGIGIMENVTSTVFAVSCVFSIITMFDATGVRRQAGEHAIVLNQMRKDFLYFVEGAKDWKKKAEYEKRKDLKELLGHQPIEVFFGGLTGICIAFILYLL; encoded by the coding sequence ATGAGCCTTTTCACAAATTTCCCCTTATGGGCTGCATTGATCGCAATTGCCTTTGCACAAATAATAAAAATACCGATTCATCTCATTGCAACAAAAGAATTTAAGCCAAGTTTGGCCTTTAGTACTGGTGGTATGCCAAGTAGTCATTCCGCCGCTGTTGCTGCTTTAACAACCGGCATCGGGATCATGGAAAACGTAACCTCTACAGTTTTCGCTGTTTCATGTGTTTTTAGTATTATTACGATGTTTGATGCGACAGGTGTACGCAGACAAGCTGGAGAACATGCTATTGTATTAAATCAAATGCGCAAAGATTTTCTCTATTTTGTTGAAGGCGCAAAAGATTGGAAGAAAAAAGCAGAGTATGAGAAACGCAAGGATTTAAAAGAACTTCTTGGTCATCAGCCAATCGAAGTATTTTTTGGTGGATTAACTGGAATATGCATCGCATTTATCCTTTACCTTTTATAA
- a CDS encoding cation:proton antiporter regulatory subunit codes for MNVSVSQLPGIGQKISFKTSEDNLLVIIVHHTGKRELYFFEDADGEEADFAMDLTPDETRELAAQLLGATYQPVDVEKMRMFKSQIIVDYITLKEKSSLVFKTIEESDIRNKTGATIIGIVHGEDVIAIPEADTTLKPGDVLMSVGKDDQIASLTELCKGGE; via the coding sequence ATGAATGTATCTGTATCACAATTGCCTGGAATAGGTCAGAAAATCTCATTTAAAACATCTGAGGATAATTTGCTTGTTATTATTGTTCATCATACTGGAAAACGGGAACTTTATTTCTTCGAGGATGCGGATGGGGAAGAAGCAGATTTTGCGATGGATTTAACCCCGGATGAGACGAGGGAACTGGCCGCACAATTATTAGGGGCAACCTATCAACCTGTTGACGTTGAAAAAATGCGCATGTTTAAAAGTCAGATTATCGTTGACTATATCACGTTGAAAGAAAAATCTTCCCTTGTATTTAAAACCATTGAGGAGTCAGATATTCGAAATAAAACCGGTGCAACGATAATTGGTATTGTACATGGAGAGGATGTTATCGCCATCCCAGAGGCTGACACAACATTAAAACCAGGAGACGTACTTATGTCAGTTGGAAAAGATGATCAGATAGCATCGTTAACAGAGCTTTGTAAGGGTGGGGAATGA
- a CDS encoding glucose-6-phosphate isomerase, giving the protein MTHITFSYEKVLSFMDKSEIENLDQFVLSAHNAIHNKTGAGNDFLGWVDLPESYDKEEFSRITSSAKKIRQDSDVLLVIGIGGSYLGARAAIEMLNHSFQNLLSDNERNSPQVIFVGHHMSSTYMNDLFDVLEDKNVSINVISKSGTTTEPAIAFRIFRKYLEDKYGKEEAKKRIYATTDKEKGALKTLADKEGYESFVIPDDVGGRYSVLTAVGLLPIAVSGVSINEMMQGANDARKDLADPTLENNPAYQYAAVRNILYNKGKTIEMLINYEPQLQYFAEWWKQLFGESEGKDQKGIFPSSANFTTDLHSLGQYIQEGRRDLFETVLYVSKAKHELTLEEDEQNLDGLNYLAGRTISDINQKAYQGTQLAHTDGNVPNLTIEVPELNAYTFGYLVYFFEKACAISGYLLGVNPFNQPGVEAYKKNMFALLGKKGFEEEKEALEKRL; this is encoded by the coding sequence ATGACACATATAACATTTTCATATGAAAAAGTACTTTCGTTTATGGATAAATCTGAAATTGAGAACCTAGATCAATTCGTTTTGTCTGCACACAACGCTATCCATAACAAAACAGGTGCAGGTAATGACTTTTTAGGCTGGGTTGATTTGCCCGAGTCCTATGATAAAGAAGAATTTTCGCGAATTACGTCAAGTGCAAAAAAAATTCGCCAAGATTCAGATGTGCTACTTGTCATCGGAATTGGTGGATCCTATCTAGGGGCGCGTGCAGCAATTGAAATGTTAAATCACTCTTTCCAAAATTTGCTGTCTGATAATGAGCGAAACAGCCCGCAAGTAATCTTCGTTGGTCATCATATGAGTTCCACTTACATGAACGATTTGTTTGATGTCTTGGAAGATAAAAATGTATCCATTAATGTTATCTCAAAAAGCGGTACAACAACTGAACCAGCGATTGCCTTTCGGATATTCAGAAAATACTTAGAAGATAAATATGGAAAAGAAGAAGCAAAAAAACGTATTTATGCAACTACCGATAAGGAAAAAGGTGCATTAAAAACATTAGCAGATAAAGAAGGCTATGAGTCGTTCGTGATTCCGGATGATGTCGGTGGCCGCTATTCCGTTTTAACTGCTGTGGGACTCTTGCCAATTGCTGTAAGTGGTGTGTCAATCAACGAGATGATGCAAGGTGCCAATGACGCAAGAAAAGATTTGGCTGACCCTACCTTAGAAAATAACCCAGCATATCAATACGCAGCAGTCCGAAACATTTTATATAATAAAGGAAAGACAATTGAGATGCTCATTAACTATGAACCACAATTGCAATATTTTGCCGAATGGTGGAAACAATTATTTGGTGAAAGTGAAGGAAAAGATCAAAAAGGCATTTTTCCGTCATCTGCTAACTTCACAACTGACCTTCATTCATTGGGACAATATATCCAAGAAGGTCGACGTGATTTATTTGAAACGGTTCTTTACGTTAGCAAGGCAAAACATGAATTAACTCTAGAAGAAGACGAGCAAAACTTGGACGGACTTAACTATTTGGCTGGCAGAACAATTAGCGATATTAATCAAAAGGCATACCAAGGCACACAATTAGCTCATACAGATGGAAATGTCCCTAACTTAACCATCGAAGTGCCTGAACTAAATGCATACACGTTTGGCTATTTAGTTTACTTTTTTGAAAAAGCATGTGCCATAAGTGGATATTTATTAGGAGTCAATCCATTTAACCAACCAGGTGTTGAAGCTTATAAGAAAAATATGTTTGCCTTATTAGGTAAAAAAGGCTTTGAAGAAGAAAAAGAAGCTTTAGAAAAAAGGCTTTAA
- a CDS encoding NAD(P)/FAD-dependent oxidoreductase, giving the protein MRKPNIVILGAGYGGMMTTVKLQKSLGINEATITLVNKNNYHYQTTWLHENAAGTLHHDRTRIPIKEVVNTNKINFVRDTVVKVKTDEKKVKLQHGELTYDILVVALGFEAATFGIPGLIENAFTIGNINNARVIREHIEYNFAMYHNEQEKNQARLNIVVGGGGFTGVEFIGELANRIPELCKEYDIDKNLVRIINVESSPTVLPGFDPQLVEYAMNSLESRGVEFVTGAMLKECKPESIVYEKDGKQVEVPTLTTVWAAGVRANTVVEKSGFVTNRGKVEVQKDMRAPGYNDVFVLGDCALITNPESGHPYPPTAQIAIQESQTVAQNVKKLVQGTQELKHFEPKILGTVASLGHNDAIGVILNERKLFGFKATVMKKMIDNRYLLKLGGLSLLMRKGKFNIFY; this is encoded by the coding sequence ATGAGAAAGCCGAATATAGTGATTCTAGGTGCAGGTTATGGTGGGATGATGACTACTGTAAAGCTGCAAAAATCATTAGGAATCAACGAGGCAACCATTACACTTGTTAATAAAAATAACTATCATTACCAAACGACTTGGTTACATGAAAATGCGGCCGGTACATTGCATCATGACCGTACACGCATTCCAATAAAAGAAGTTGTTAATACGAATAAAATTAATTTTGTTCGAGATACAGTAGTTAAAGTAAAAACCGATGAAAAAAAAGTTAAATTGCAGCATGGGGAACTGACATATGATATTTTGGTTGTGGCTCTTGGTTTTGAAGCAGCTACGTTTGGTATCCCAGGATTAATCGAAAATGCTTTCACAATAGGCAATATTAATAATGCAAGGGTAATCAGGGAACACATTGAGTATAATTTCGCAATGTACCATAACGAACAGGAAAAAAATCAAGCACGCTTAAACATTGTTGTTGGCGGTGGCGGATTTACCGGGGTTGAGTTTATTGGTGAACTGGCTAACCGGATTCCGGAATTGTGTAAAGAATATGATATTGATAAGAATTTGGTACGGATTATTAATGTGGAAAGTTCACCAACTGTATTACCTGGGTTTGACCCACAGCTTGTTGAATATGCGATGAACTCACTAGAATCACGTGGTGTTGAATTTGTAACTGGTGCAATGTTAAAAGAATGTAAACCAGAGAGCATCGTTTACGAAAAAGATGGCAAACAAGTAGAGGTCCCAACATTAACAACCGTTTGGGCGGCTGGAGTCCGTGCTAATACAGTTGTGGAAAAATCTGGTTTTGTGACAAATCGAGGTAAAGTTGAAGTACAAAAGGATATGCGCGCACCAGGTTACAATGATGTGTTTGTGCTTGGTGATTGTGCATTAATTACGAATCCAGAAAGCGGACATCCATACCCACCAACGGCACAAATCGCGATTCAAGAGTCCCAAACAGTAGCACAAAACGTAAAGAAGCTTGTACAAGGGACGCAGGAACTAAAACATTTTGAACCAAAAATTCTTGGCACGGTCGCATCACTTGGACATAACGATGCAATAGGTGTTATTTTGAATGAACGAAAGTTGTTTGGCTTTAAAGCAACGGTCATGAAGAAAATGATCGATAATCGTTATTTATTAAAGCTAGGCGGTTTAAGTCTATTAATGAGAAAAGGCAAATTCAATATTTTTTATTAA
- a CDS encoding YuiB family protein, with amino-acid sequence MIQFVVSILLFFVIFFGIAFILNMLLRRTWLMSYIYPIIVIMIVDNIATTQYFKDPGDSFSQLLTRVVNLTPVDITILVAGFVGTIVSGFVIKFLRKSGYQMF; translated from the coding sequence TTGATTCAGTTTGTTGTTTCTATATTATTATTTTTCGTCATATTTTTTGGGATTGCATTTATCCTAAATATGTTGTTAAGACGTACATGGTTAATGTCCTATATTTATCCGATAATTGTCATCATGATTGTCGATAATATTGCAACGACGCAATATTTTAAAGATCCAGGTGATTCGTTCTCACAATTACTCACAAGGGTAGTAAATTTAACACCGGTTGATATAACAATTTTAGTTGCTGGTTTTGTTGGAACAATTGTCTCGGGATTTGTTATTAAATTTCTTCGTAAAAGTGGCTATCAAATGTTTTAA
- a CDS encoding 3D domain-containing protein has product MFLLFLAAFYTTISSISNVTLTDVHALVEKDVPYASVAPEGSLTGKQVTLQEKTLNYKKEPKRYISSEQIEGPKTLEEAINAKQYPSTTVVATGYTAGVESTGKSPGHPEYGITYSGVQVKRDLYSTIAADLSVYPVGTVMFIPDYGYGVVADKGGAINGNEIDLYYPTVEDVYEKWGKKEVEVYIVEMGDGNLSEEQLIEWNENEALQVFREQITKS; this is encoded by the coding sequence ATGTTTCTACTGTTTTTAGCTGCATTTTATACGACGATTTCTAGTATTTCAAACGTCACTTTAACAGATGTCCATGCATTGGTTGAAAAAGATGTACCATATGCATCCGTTGCTCCAGAGGGATCTCTCACTGGGAAACAGGTTACACTTCAAGAAAAAACATTAAACTATAAAAAAGAGCCAAAAAGATATATTTCCAGTGAACAGATCGAAGGGCCAAAAACATTGGAAGAAGCGATTAATGCTAAACAGTATCCAAGTACCACTGTTGTTGCAACAGGTTACACAGCAGGAGTTGAATCGACGGGTAAATCACCTGGTCACCCTGAATATGGGATTACGTATTCCGGTGTACAGGTTAAACGTGATTTGTACTCTACCATCGCAGCTGATTTAAGTGTTTATCCGGTTGGAACCGTTATGTTTATTCCTGATTACGGATATGGGGTTGTTGCGGATAAAGGTGGCGCAATCAACGGCAATGAAATCGATCTATATTACCCTACGGTTGAAGACGTATATGAAAAATGGGGTAAAAAAGAAGTAGAGGTGTACATCGTTGAAATGGGTGATGGCAACCTAAGCGAAGAACAGCTTATTGAATGGAATGAAAACGAGGCATTACAGGTATTTCGCGAGCAAATCACAAAAAGTTAA
- a CDS encoding NAD(P)/FAD-dependent oxidoreductase, protein MSEKIYDVTIIGAGPTGLFTAFYGGMRDARVKIIESLPHTGGQLTALYPEKDIYDVAGFPKIRAQELVDNLEEQANLFDPTIVLGQAVEKVERLEDQTLKLTTNKETHYTKTMIITAGNGAFQPRRLNVGDFEKFEGVNLHYHVKDMDQYKDKHVMLLGGGDSAVDWALMLETIAKKVTLVHRRDKFRAHEHSVEKLMASTVDVLTPFTPRSITGNDTIEKVTLEEVKGDREIELDVDSVLCNYGFVSTLGPIKDWGLEIEKNSIVVNTKMETNIPGIYAAGDIVTYPGKINLIATGFGEGPTAINNAKQYIDPKARVQPKHSTSMF, encoded by the coding sequence ATGTCAGAAAAAATATATGATGTAACAATTATTGGTGCAGGTCCGACTGGCTTATTTACTGCCTTTTACGGTGGCATGCGCGATGCAAGAGTAAAAATAATTGAAAGCTTGCCTCATACTGGTGGGCAATTGACGGCCTTGTATCCTGAGAAAGATATTTATGATGTTGCAGGATTTCCCAAAATTCGTGCCCAGGAACTGGTCGATAACTTAGAGGAGCAAGCTAATCTGTTTGATCCGACCATTGTATTGGGACAAGCGGTCGAAAAGGTAGAACGTCTGGAAGATCAGACACTTAAACTAACAACAAACAAAGAAACACATTATACAAAAACCATGATCATCACAGCCGGAAATGGTGCATTTCAGCCGCGGAGATTGAATGTTGGTGATTTTGAAAAGTTTGAAGGGGTTAATTTACACTACCATGTTAAGGATATGGATCAGTATAAAGACAAGCATGTTATGTTGCTTGGTGGTGGTGACTCTGCAGTTGACTGGGCTTTAATGCTTGAGACAATTGCTAAAAAGGTAACACTCGTACATCGACGTGATAAATTTAGGGCTCATGAACATAGTGTTGAAAAATTAATGGCATCGACGGTTGATGTTTTGACGCCTTTTACACCAAGAAGTATTACAGGCAATGACACAATTGAAAAGGTAACATTAGAAGAAGTAAAAGGTGATCGTGAAATTGAGTTGGATGTTGATTCCGTGTTATGTAATTACGGTTTCGTTTCTACTTTGGGTCCAATAAAAGATTGGGGCTTAGAAATAGAGAAAAATAGTATTGTTGTGAACACGAAAATGGAAACAAATATCCCAGGTATCTATGCTGCAGGAGATATTGTTACATACCCTGGAAAGATCAATCTTATTGCCACTGGATTTGGGGAAGGGCCAACAGCAATTAATAATGCCAAACAATATATTGATCCGAAAGCTAGGGTACAACCGAAGCACTCAACAAGCATGTTTTAA
- a CDS encoding superoxide dismutase family protein, with the protein MRFIVILLILFVSSCQGDDAETARSVDMYNKSGDLIGTAALTEQPDGVKVKLKLEGLTPGLHGIHVHEFPSCKGPDFKSAGNHYDPEGKEHGLMSPEGAHLGDMPNIEADADGLADAELMIAGATLLDGKKSLLKEDGTSIVIHKQQDDGVSQPSGDSGPRVACGEIKANPKAGKEKTPTDPTEFNEKQKDK; encoded by the coding sequence ATGCGTTTTATTGTTATACTTCTCATCTTATTTGTTTCATCATGTCAAGGTGATGATGCAGAGACAGCACGATCTGTTGATATGTATAATAAGTCAGGTGATTTGATTGGAACGGCTGCTTTAACAGAGCAACCTGATGGTGTTAAAGTGAAATTAAAGTTGGAAGGGTTAACACCAGGATTGCATGGGATTCATGTCCATGAGTTCCCAAGCTGCAAAGGTCCCGATTTTAAAAGTGCTGGAAATCATTATGATCCAGAAGGGAAAGAGCATGGATTAATGTCTCCTGAGGGGGCACACTTAGGCGATATGCCAAATATTGAGGCTGATGCAGATGGCCTTGCCGATGCGGAGCTGATGATTGCTGGTGCAACACTTTTAGATGGTAAAAAGTCGCTGTTAAAAGAGGATGGAACGTCAATTGTTATCCATAAGCAGCAAGATGATGGTGTGAGTCAGCCGAGTGGGGATTCAGGGCCAAGAGTCGCATGTGGTGAAATAAAGGCAAATCCAAAAGCAGGTAAGGAAAAAACACCGACAGATCCAACAGAATTCAATGAAAAACAAAAAGATAAATAA
- the deoD gene encoding purine-nucleoside phosphorylase, whose product MSVHIGAKKGEIADKILLPGDPLRAKFIAETFLKDVTQYNNVRGMYGFTGTYKGEKISVQGTGMGVPSISIYVNELIQSYDVQKLIRVGTCGAIQKDVQVRDVILAQGSTTDSQINRMVFNGIDYAPLADFNLLKDAYDVGIEKGLNLRVGNVFTSDTFYRDNAKELNELLAKYKVLAIEMETSALYTLAAKFDRQALSVLTVSDHILTGEETTAEERQTTFNDMMEIALDAAIK is encoded by the coding sequence ATGAGTGTACATATTGGTGCTAAAAAAGGCGAAATTGCCGATAAAATCTTGTTACCGGGGGATCCACTACGGGCAAAATTTATTGCAGAAACATTTTTAAAGGATGTAACGCAATACAATAATGTTCGAGGTATGTATGGTTTTACCGGGACGTATAAAGGTGAAAAAATATCTGTCCAAGGAACGGGCATGGGAGTTCCTTCAATTTCAATTTATGTTAATGAACTTATTCAAAGTTATGATGTTCAAAAATTAATTCGTGTTGGGACATGCGGTGCGATCCAGAAAGATGTTCAAGTTCGCGATGTTATTTTAGCACAGGGATCAACAACTGATTCACAAATCAATCGCATGGTGTTTAATGGAATTGATTATGCGCCATTGGCAGATTTCAACTTATTAAAAGATGCATATGATGTAGGTATAGAAAAAGGACTAAATCTACGGGTAGGAAATGTCTTTACAAGCGACACTTTTTATCGCGATAATGCAAAAGAGCTTAATGAGTTATTAGCCAAATATAAAGTTTTAGCAATTGAAATGGAGACATCCGCTTTGTATACCCTAGCAGCAAAATTTGATCGTCAGGCTTTATCAGTTTTAACAGTTTCAGATCACATCCTAACTGGCGAAGAGACGACAGCAGAAGAACGCCAAACTACCTTTAATGACATGATGGAAATTGCTTTGGATGCAGCAATTAAATAA
- the kapB gene encoding kinase-associated lipoprotein B: MKEMVNMTVHVGDIVRAHYNSGVYIGEVQEDRGERFLVMVLAVMKHPMQGDLHHPGVIDDSVFFHERKALAHYEKMNVDKAVVYPYDDEIPDYHTSLKTALATMKEKLIKKDNNFSQEALKKLQDIEEKYYHKSYYK; this comes from the coding sequence ATGAAGGAGATGGTAAATATGACAGTTCATGTTGGGGATATTGTTCGAGCCCATTATAATTCTGGAGTCTACATAGGAGAAGTACAGGAAGACAGAGGAGAACGATTTTTGGTTATGGTGTTAGCCGTGATGAAACACCCAATGCAAGGTGATTTGCACCATCCGGGAGTTATCGATGATAGTGTTTTCTTTCACGAACGAAAAGCTTTAGCACATTACGAAAAAATGAACGTCGATAAAGCAGTCGTTTACCCGTACGACGATGAAATTCCTGATTATCATACATCACTGAAAACTGCATTAGCAACAATGAAAGAAAAACTAATAAAGAAAGATAACAACTTTAGCCAGGAAGCACTCAAGAAATTACAAGATATAGAAGAAAAATACTATCACAAAAGCTACTACAAATAA
- a CDS encoding cation:proton antiporter: MFSELPALLDAGMILLGIFLLGFIGLRTNFPNVILYILFGIALAGFFDNHGILHFASEIAIVLLFFLLGLEFNTKRLGGIAKKIWSSGLLDVGLSLGVTMIIAFGFGMDWFSSFLIGGLAYATSSSITAKLLDDKGRMANVETEYVLGILIFEDLIAPIIVAILIALSSGDTFSGSDLMILLGKIVGLALVAVLLSKTLFKRFEEFLLKIEDEDFKIVLLVGIAVTYGGLAVFLGLSEVLGAFLAGVMLAEIGKIERIEGTVTPIKNLMLPTFFVYFGTTINLGNGIPLPILLIVLIVWSVIAKVLVGTIGGKLYGLSKRVSLRAGLSLCARGEFSVVIAGVAVGSIKVFGGIYIVASAFIGMMLFNYAPKITTKIYGKPEKKKRNLKVPT; the protein is encoded by the coding sequence TTGTTTAGTGAACTTCCGGCTTTATTAGATGCAGGAATGATCTTATTAGGAATTTTCTTACTTGGTTTTATTGGATTAAGAACAAACTTCCCAAATGTTATTTTGTATATTTTATTTGGGATCGCATTAGCAGGCTTTTTTGACAATCATGGGATATTGCACTTTGCAAGTGAAATTGCGATTGTGTTACTGTTCTTCCTGCTGGGATTGGAATTTAATACAAAACGCTTAGGCGGCATTGCCAAAAAGATCTGGAGTTCTGGTTTATTAGACGTTGGGCTTAGTCTAGGTGTAACGATGATCATTGCTTTCGGATTTGGCATGGATTGGTTTTCTTCCTTTTTGATTGGCGGTCTGGCCTATGCAACAAGTTCATCCATAACAGCTAAACTTCTAGATGACAAGGGAAGAATGGCTAACGTCGAAACGGAATACGTGTTAGGAATTCTGATTTTTGAAGACTTAATAGCACCAATTATTGTAGCTATTTTGATTGCGTTAAGCTCAGGAGATACTTTTTCTGGGTCAGACTTAATGATTCTATTAGGAAAAATAGTTGGGCTTGCATTGGTGGCTGTTTTATTAAGTAAAACATTATTTAAACGATTTGAGGAATTTTTGCTTAAAATTGAAGATGAGGACTTTAAAATTGTATTACTAGTTGGAATTGCTGTTACCTATGGTGGTTTAGCAGTGTTTCTAGGACTATCCGAAGTACTTGGGGCGTTTTTAGCAGGTGTCATGTTAGCTGAGATTGGTAAAATTGAGCGGATAGAGGGAACTGTTACACCAATCAAAAACCTTATGCTTCCAACCTTTTTTGTCTATTTTGGGACAACCATCAATCTAGGAAATGGTATCCCGCTACCGATATTACTTATAGTCCTTATTGTATGGTCAGTAATCGCTAAAGTTCTGGTAGGTACAATAGGTGGAAAATTATATGGACTCTCCAAGCGTGTGTCGTTAAGGGCTGGTCTGTCCTTGTGCGCACGTGGTGAATTTTCCGTTGTTATTGCAGGTGTAGCGGTTGGGTCGATAAAAGTTTTTGGTGGTATTTATATCGTAGCATCAGCATTTATTGGGATGATGTTATTTAATTATGCACCAAAAATTACAACAAAGATTTACGGAAAACCTGAAAAGAAAAAAAGAAACCTAAAAGTTCCAACTTAA
- a CDS encoding MalY/PatB family protein, translating to MGNFDLIHNRKNTRSVKWDLLDSIFQSSDVLPMWVADMDFKAPQEVVDAIVKRAEHGIFGYTVIDQDVKQAIVNWVGKRHNWPIKQDFLTFSPGVVTSLHMAVQTFTEPNDNILIQTPVYTPFYHVIEQHGRNVIKNPLALQDNHYQIDFVDFEEKLKSGVKAFILCSPHNPVGRVWREEELQEMARLCLKYDVTIISDEIHADLTYPDYRHIPIASLSAEISEQTITCMSPSKTFNLAGLQASYIITESKEKREKLTNQLSIQGHGMLNTLGNTALEAAYTYGEAWLDELKQVLQENHDYVVDMFNKHTSLKVIQTEGTYLLWIDCSSLQLDADGLKQFMIQQAKVGLNEGVSYGEEGKIFMRMNIACPKAILEDGVKRIIDAVNN from the coding sequence ATGGGTAATTTTGATTTGATACACAATCGTAAAAACACACGGTCCGTAAAATGGGACTTGCTAGATTCCATATTCCAATCGTCTGACGTATTGCCGATGTGGGTCGCTGATATGGATTTTAAAGCACCACAGGAAGTAGTCGATGCAATCGTTAAGCGGGCAGAACATGGCATCTTTGGCTACACAGTTATTGATCAGGATGTAAAACAGGCAATTGTAAACTGGGTAGGTAAACGACATAATTGGCCTATCAAACAAGACTTCCTTACGTTCAGCCCTGGTGTCGTAACAAGTTTACATATGGCTGTTCAAACATTTACCGAACCAAATGACAACATTTTAATTCAAACACCTGTCTATACGCCATTTTATCATGTTATTGAACAACATGGTCGTAATGTAATTAAGAATCCGCTTGCACTGCAGGATAATCATTATCAGATTGATTTTGTGGACTTTGAAGAAAAATTAAAATCTGGTGTAAAGGCATTTATTCTCTGTTCCCCACACAATCCAGTTGGACGTGTTTGGCGTGAAGAGGAGTTGCAAGAAATGGCTCGGCTTTGCTTGAAATATGACGTCACCATTATTTCTGATGAAATCCATGCTGATCTTACTTATCCGGATTACCGCCATATTCCAATTGCCTCTCTATCAGCAGAGATTTCCGAGCAAACCATTACATGCATGTCACCATCTAAAACATTCAATTTAGCAGGATTACAAGCATCCTATATTATTACGGAAAGCAAAGAGAAACGCGAGAAATTGACTAACCAGCTTAGTATTCAAGGTCATGGTATGCTAAATACATTAGGTAACACTGCATTAGAGGCTGCCTATACTTACGGTGAAGCTTGGCTCGATGAATTAAAACAAGTGCTTCAGGAAAATCACGATTATGTTGTAGACATGTTTAACAAACATACAAGTTTAAAAGTGATTCAAACGGAAGGGACATACTTACTTTGGATCGATTGTAGTTCATTACAATTGGATGCCGATGGGCTGAAACAGTTTATGATTCAGCAAGCAAAAGTAGGGCTAAATGAAGGGGTTTCCTATGGTGAAGAAGGAAAAATTTTCATGCGCATGAATATTGCCTGTCCCAAAGCTATTTTAGAAGACGGGGTTAAACGAATCATTGATGCGGTTAACAACTAG